In Dioscorea cayenensis subsp. rotundata cultivar TDr96_F1 chromosome 11, TDr96_F1_v2_PseudoChromosome.rev07_lg8_w22 25.fasta, whole genome shotgun sequence, a single genomic region encodes these proteins:
- the LOC120272686 gene encoding uncharacterized protein LOC120272686 codes for MLLNNMCECFNDTILEARTKGIISMNEMIRTQFMARIQKRRDVMRQCKTEQCPNILKKLEKSKQLTWSCKTTWNGGDKYQVVCREGQFIVDCDAQTCTCRKWQLTGIPCPHAISSLYYNKKRPEDYLDEQYNITTYLATYEHILHPTQSSNCWPKSPQGPMIPPEPANKNRGRKPMLRRKDPLEEDTGFTKGKVCRKKVTIKCSICGVAGHNKRFHGLQNNTQTGRQFAMSIFGDSQNCFKNAFVIS; via the exons ATGTTACTCAATAATATGTGTGAGTGCTTCAATGACACAATTCTTGAAGCTAGAACCAAGGGCATAATTagcatgaatgaaatgattagaACACAATTTATGGCAAGAatccaaaaaagaagagatgtaATGAGACAATGCAAAACAGAACAGTGCCCTAACATTTTGAAGAAGTTGGAAAAATCCAAACAACTTACTTGGTCATGTAAAACAACTTGGAATGGTGGGGATAAATACCAAGTTGTGTGTAGAGAGGGTCagttcattgttgattgtgatGCACAAACTTGCACTTGTAGGAAATGGCAGTTAACGGGTATCCCATGTCCTCATGCAATTTCATCTCtatattacaataaaaaaagaccCGAGGATTACCTAGATGAGCAGTATAATATTACCACTTACCTAGCAACTTATGAACACATCCTCCACCCAACACAAAGCTCTAACTGTTGGCCCAAAAGTCCACAAGGCCCCATGATTCCACCTGAACCAGCAAACAAAAACAGGGGTAGGAAACCTATGCTAAGGAGGAAAGACCCACTTGAAGAAGACACTGGATTTACAAAGGGGAAAGTCTGCAGGAAGAAAGTGACAATCAAATGCAGTATTTGTGGGGTTGCAGGCCACAACAAGAGATTCCATGGACTACAA AACAATACTCAAACTGGGAGACAATTTGCTATGAGCATCTTTGGGGATAgtcaaaattgttttaaaaatgcaTTTGTAATTTCTTAA
- the LOC120272185 gene encoding serine-aspartate repeat-containing protein I-like: MDGSWRVRCGNEEAPEYLPIAEYFTIHMYYGLGEFLSLNEARFGGYVDFCDADFISRLELLQMAREMKLDVIRCSFWWRETTGEGVRMVEMRNDLDVIKMAKSVGGSRNINVYVKGTTQIGVDCGDGLQNAANIDVDEGEDVEDNLPDSPEHASVFGKLLVDEEQIADAIGHADADADVDAAADAVGHACGDADVNAAADVDVDVDADDDVNKSDIEDSEYSFHSEEDTEDNAPSEDEVPTAGTEMQEEVTRNVVDDNEDVVSEYAESMVVKTGPGPDRFDREKREPAMRPVPLHASTRPYNNLDQKLRRPARLTRKPVTTGSNGLKT, from the exons ATGGATGGGAGTTGGCGAGTAAGATGCGGGAATGAGGAAGCACCGGAGTATT tgccCATCGCAGAGTACTTCACAATACACATGTACTATGGATTAGGTGAATTTCTGAGTTTGAATGAAGCCAGATTTGGAGGGTATGTGGACTTTTGTGATGCTGATTTTATTTCAAGATTAGAGCTTCTGCAGATGGCTAGGGAGATGAAATTAGATGTAATAAGATGCAGTTTTTGGTGGAGAGAAACTACTGGTGAAGGGGTAAGGATGGTGGAAATGAGGAATGATTTGGATGTGATTAAAATGGCAAAATCTGTGGGTGGCAGTAGGAACATAAACGTTTATGTCAAGGGGACTACTCAGATTGGAGTTGATTGTGGGGATGGCTTACAAAATGCTGCAAATATTGATGTTGATGAAGGGGAGGATGTGGAGGACAATTTACCTGACTCACCAGAACATGCATCTGTGTTTGGAAAATTACTTGTAGATGAAGAGCAGATTGCTGATGCTATTGGTCATGCTGATGCTGATGCCGATGTTGATGCTGCTGCTGATGCTGTTGGTCATGCTTGTGGTGATGCTGATGTTAATGCTGCTGctgatgttgatgttgatgttgatgctgatgatgatgttaaTAAAAGTGATATTGAAGACTCTGAGTACAGTTTTCATAGTGAAGAAGATACAGAGGACAATGCACCATCTGAAGATGAAGTCCCAACGGCAGGCACAGAGATGCAAGAAGAAGTTACCAGGAATGTAGTTGATGACAATGAGGATGTTGTCTCTGAATATGCTGAATCCATGGTTGTCAAAACCGGACCCGGCCCCGACCGATTCGATCGGGAAAAACGGGAACCCGCCATGAGGCCGGTCCCGTTACATGCATCGACTCGGCCATATAATAACCTCGACCAAAAACTTCGACGACCCGCTAGGTTAACCCGGAAACCGGTGACCACCGGATCAAACgggttaaaaacttaa